The Mycolicibacterium smegmatis genome has a window encoding:
- a CDS encoding SDR family oxidoreductase: protein MESFESDKPGADQDLNDQHNVIPYPGHTEDMDDDPHDEMADYVGRGLLEGKRALITGGDSGIGRAVAVAFAKEGADVAIAYLEEHDDATHTASLVERTGRRCLRLPGDLAEVEQCRAIVTRTAGALGGIDILVNNVAYQRPTEEFTDISDEQWRHTFAVNIDSFFYVTKAALDYLPDGGAIINTASINGLRGNKTLIDYSATKGAVIALTYALAQSLTERRIRVNCVAPGPVWTPLIPATMDSDRVESFGEQTPYNRAAQPDEIAPSYVFFAADQLSSYYTGEVLAPLGGETLPG, encoded by the coding sequence ATGGAATCTTTCGAATCCGACAAACCCGGCGCAGATCAAGATCTCAACGATCAGCACAACGTGATCCCCTATCCCGGCCATACCGAGGACATGGACGACGATCCGCACGACGAGATGGCCGACTATGTCGGCCGGGGTCTCCTCGAGGGCAAGCGCGCGTTGATCACGGGTGGTGACTCGGGGATCGGGCGTGCGGTCGCGGTGGCATTCGCCAAGGAAGGCGCAGACGTCGCGATCGCGTACCTGGAGGAGCACGACGACGCCACCCACACCGCTTCGCTGGTGGAGCGCACCGGCCGTCGCTGTCTGCGACTGCCCGGCGATCTCGCCGAGGTCGAGCAGTGCAGGGCGATCGTCACGCGCACCGCCGGAGCGCTGGGCGGTATCGACATCCTGGTCAACAACGTTGCGTACCAACGTCCCACCGAGGAGTTCACCGATATCAGCGACGAACAGTGGCGGCACACGTTCGCGGTGAACATCGACAGCTTCTTCTACGTCACCAAGGCTGCGCTCGACTACCTCCCCGACGGCGGCGCGATCATCAACACCGCCTCCATCAACGGACTTCGCGGCAACAAGACCTTGATCGACTACTCGGCAACCAAGGGCGCGGTCATCGCACTCACCTATGCACTGGCCCAGTCACTGACCGAGCGTCGAATCCGGGTGAACTGCGTTGCGCCGGGGCCGGTTTGGACCCCGCTGATCCCTGCCACCATGGATTCCGACCGCGTCGAGTCGTTCGGAGAGCAAACGCCGTACAACCGCGCGGCCCAACCCGACGAGATCGCACCGTCGTACGTCTTCTTCGCCGCCGACCAACTGTCGTCGTACTACACCGGCGAGGTACTCGCGCCGCTGGGTGGCGAAACCCTTCCGGGCTGA
- a CDS encoding carbamoyltransferase family protein, with translation MRILGINAVFHDPAAALVVDGHIVAAAEEERFSRRKHGKEAVAFSTWELPVQAARWCLEQAGLSPSDLDAVGYSYDPRLMQGQGTDLAGLDRDWEYLRTLYAERAPRFLQSALPGLDPDVVRYVRHHVAHAASSALASPHPDCAVLVVDGRGERTSMLMGDYTDNKLDILATQDLPHSLGLLYEDLTQHLGFKRSSDEYKVMAMASYGRPRFVDEFRELVRATGDGGFRTEPVDWDRYGTEWDDRVDLACSVQCVVEEVLLDLVQWLRARTDHENLCLAGGVALNCVANSKLYNSGGFRSVWVQPAAGDSGTALGAALSLAAEAGEPITPMPTAALGRGFSDDEIEAVLTEAAVPFERPRDFAAAVGDALAEDRIVGWFQGRSEFGPRALGRRSLLADPRRAENLDRLNAVKGREQFRPVAPMVLAECAAEIFSGGPLPSPYMLFVHDVAPQWRAQIPAVTHVDNTARIQTVDNDDALLHATISRFAERTGVPVIVNTSFNTAGRPMVDTPRDALECFGSAPIDVLAIGPFLVRRPR, from the coding sequence GTGCGGATTCTGGGAATCAATGCGGTGTTCCACGACCCGGCCGCCGCGCTGGTCGTCGACGGCCACATCGTCGCAGCCGCCGAAGAGGAACGGTTCAGCAGGCGTAAACACGGCAAGGAGGCAGTCGCGTTCTCGACGTGGGAACTCCCCGTACAGGCGGCGCGTTGGTGCCTTGAACAGGCCGGCCTGTCGCCATCGGATCTCGATGCTGTTGGGTACTCCTATGATCCCCGGCTGATGCAGGGGCAGGGCACCGACCTCGCGGGCCTTGACCGTGACTGGGAGTACCTGCGAACGCTGTATGCCGAACGGGCGCCGCGCTTCCTGCAATCCGCCCTGCCGGGACTCGATCCCGATGTGGTGCGGTATGTCCGGCACCATGTGGCGCACGCCGCCTCGAGTGCGCTGGCCTCACCCCACCCCGATTGCGCGGTGCTGGTGGTCGACGGCCGCGGTGAGCGGACATCCATGCTCATGGGGGATTACACCGACAACAAACTCGACATCCTGGCCACGCAGGACCTGCCGCATTCCCTAGGCCTCCTGTACGAGGACCTGACGCAGCATCTGGGCTTCAAACGGTCCAGCGACGAGTACAAAGTCATGGCGATGGCGTCCTACGGCAGGCCACGTTTCGTCGACGAATTCCGGGAACTCGTCCGCGCCACCGGTGACGGTGGTTTCCGCACCGAACCGGTGGACTGGGATCGGTATGGCACGGAGTGGGATGACCGTGTCGACCTCGCGTGCAGCGTCCAGTGCGTCGTCGAGGAGGTCCTGCTCGATTTGGTGCAGTGGCTGCGCGCCCGCACCGACCATGAAAATCTCTGTCTCGCCGGTGGAGTCGCCCTCAATTGCGTGGCGAACTCCAAGCTTTACAACAGCGGAGGTTTCCGCAGCGTGTGGGTGCAACCGGCGGCGGGGGACTCGGGTACGGCGCTCGGGGCGGCGCTGTCGCTGGCCGCCGAGGCCGGCGAACCGATCACACCGATGCCGACGGCTGCGCTCGGCCGGGGCTTCTCCGACGACGAGATCGAGGCGGTGCTCACCGAAGCCGCTGTGCCGTTCGAACGTCCACGCGACTTCGCCGCCGCCGTAGGTGACGCACTGGCCGAGGATCGGATCGTCGGATGGTTCCAGGGACGGTCCGAGTTCGGGCCGAGGGCGCTGGGCCGCCGGTCGCTGCTGGCCGACCCGCGTCGCGCGGAGAACCTCGACCGTCTCAACGCTGTGAAGGGCCGTGAGCAGTTCCGCCCCGTGGCACCCATGGTGCTCGCCGAGTGCGCCGCCGAGATCTTCTCCGGGGGACCGCTTCCCAGCCCGTACATGCTGTTCGTCCACGACGTGGCCCCACAGTGGCGGGCACAAATCCCCGCGGTCACCCACGTCGACAACACGGCGCGCATACAGACCGTCGACAACGACGATGCGCTGCTGCACGCCACGATCAGCAGATTCGCCGAACGCACCGGTGTGCCGGTGATCGTCAACACCAGTTTCAACACCGCGGGCCGACCCATGGTCGACACTCCACGCGACGCCCTGGAATGCTTCGGCAGCGCACCCATCGACGTGCTCGCGATCGGCCCGTTCCTCGTACGGAGGCCTCGTTGA
- a CDS encoding glycosyltransferase family 2 protein: MDESALQQKMSFVIASRNRAPELSRVVQRLLDTTACPIIVVDNGSDDDSVKVVGRVAARSAGRVAVMGLSSNLGAVGRNVGVAACRTPYVAFCDDDSWWEPQAPARGAQMFDRYPTLAVLAGRTEVWPQRREDPLVEQLANSALGHRHDLPGPSILGFLACSAMVRKTAFEAAGGFSEILHFRGEERLLALDLAALGWDLCYCAELTAIHQPSQQRPTTAAQDARSLRNDVLTTWLRRPARNCVEATASLLRAAAHDTEHARAAVEAVLRLPAVITHRRRLPSSVESALAVLERDRQR, from the coding sequence ATGGATGAGAGTGCGTTGCAGCAGAAGATGTCGTTCGTGATCGCGAGCCGGAACCGCGCACCGGAACTCTCCCGCGTGGTGCAGCGCCTTCTGGATACCACTGCCTGCCCGATCATCGTGGTGGACAACGGGTCCGATGACGACTCGGTGAAGGTGGTGGGTCGTGTCGCCGCCCGGTCGGCGGGCCGCGTCGCGGTGATGGGGCTCTCGTCGAATCTCGGCGCGGTCGGGCGCAACGTCGGCGTCGCGGCGTGCCGCACACCCTACGTCGCCTTCTGTGACGACGATTCGTGGTGGGAACCGCAGGCTCCGGCACGCGGCGCGCAGATGTTCGACCGGTATCCCACGCTCGCGGTCCTCGCGGGCCGCACCGAGGTGTGGCCGCAGCGCCGCGAGGATCCTCTCGTCGAGCAGTTGGCCAACAGCGCCCTGGGACACCGCCACGACCTGCCGGGTCCCTCGATCCTGGGGTTCCTCGCGTGTTCGGCAATGGTCAGGAAAACGGCGTTCGAGGCCGCGGGCGGATTCAGTGAGATCCTGCACTTCCGCGGCGAGGAGCGACTGCTCGCACTGGATCTGGCTGCGCTGGGCTGGGATCTGTGTTACTGCGCCGAGCTGACGGCCATCCACCAACCGTCGCAGCAGCGGCCGACCACCGCGGCGCAGGACGCTCGCAGTCTGCGTAACGACGTGCTCACCACCTGGCTGCGCAGACCCGCGCGGAACTGTGTCGAGGCCACCGCGTCGCTGCTGCGGGCGGCCGCACACGACACCGAGCACGCGCGTGCGGCGGTCGAGGCAGTGCTGCGTCTGCCCGCGGTGATCACCCACCGCAGGCGACTGCCGTCGTCTGTCGAAAGTGCGCTCGCCGTTCTGGAGCGCGACCGTCAGCGCTGA
- a CDS encoding glycosyltransferase family 9 protein, which produces MTRAVVARLDSAGDVLITGPAVRAVAAAHDSVTFLAGPRGRAAAEMLPGVDDVIEWQAPWVDFDSPELTAGHVEALVKQLSDLTPERALICTSFHQSPLPLALLFRMAGVPWIGAISEDYPGTLLNLRHHVEPGVPEPERALSLARAAGFDLPAGDDGSLRVRTAPGLPRELADRIGPDPFVVFHPGAAVPARRPTASRSARMVRALHAAGHRVVVTGDDRERDLTAAVAGDVAVDLGGATTLTTLGTVFAHAETVVVPNTGPAHLAAAVGAPIVSLFAPVVPASQWSPYARNVIRLGDQNAPCRQTRARECPVPGHPCLDGITDTQLVDAVERLGGRPR; this is translated from the coding sequence ATGACCCGAGCGGTGGTGGCGCGACTCGACAGTGCCGGTGATGTGCTGATCACCGGTCCTGCGGTACGGGCCGTCGCGGCGGCCCACGACTCGGTGACGTTCCTGGCCGGTCCGCGAGGCCGCGCCGCGGCCGAGATGCTGCCCGGTGTCGACGATGTCATCGAGTGGCAGGCACCATGGGTGGACTTCGACTCCCCCGAGCTCACCGCCGGTCATGTGGAGGCGCTGGTCAAGCAGCTAAGCGATCTGACGCCCGAGCGTGCGCTGATCTGCACGTCATTTCACCAGTCGCCGCTGCCCTTGGCGCTGCTGTTCCGAATGGCCGGGGTGCCATGGATCGGCGCCATCAGCGAGGACTATCCGGGAACTCTGCTGAACCTGCGACACCACGTCGAGCCGGGCGTACCGGAACCGGAACGCGCGTTGTCCCTCGCGCGGGCAGCCGGATTCGACCTACCCGCCGGCGACGACGGGTCACTGCGGGTGCGCACGGCACCCGGGCTGCCACGTGAGCTCGCCGATCGGATCGGACCCGACCCATTCGTGGTGTTCCACCCCGGTGCCGCGGTTCCGGCGCGCAGGCCCACCGCCTCACGCAGCGCACGCATGGTCCGCGCGCTGCACGCGGCAGGCCATCGGGTGGTGGTCACCGGGGACGACCGCGAACGGGATCTGACAGCCGCGGTCGCAGGCGATGTCGCGGTCGACCTCGGTGGCGCCACGACGCTCACCACGCTGGGCACGGTCTTCGCGCACGCCGAGACGGTCGTCGTACCGAACACCGGGCCGGCGCATCTGGCGGCCGCGGTCGGCGCCCCGATCGTCTCACTGTTCGCGCCGGTGGTGCCGGCATCGCAGTGGAGCCCATACGCGCGCAACGTCATCCGGCTCGGTGACCAGAATGCGCCGTGCCGTCAGACCCGTGCCCGCGAGTGCCCGGTGCCCGGC
- a CDS encoding HAD-IIIA family hydrolase, which yields MSSTGPDFAVVIPTIGRPTLQRLIAALERDLVNTPGVTPQAVIIVDDRAEAVPPLLITSELPITVVRSGGRGPAAARNAGWRRADARWICFLDDDVRPDPGWAAALAEDLAAADATGAVGSQAIIGVPVRPGRRVSDDERRTQRLETAQWITADMAYRRSALVEVGGFDERFPRAYREDSDLGLRITLSGKAIVQGGRRSTHPVARARWASSVRAQVGNRDDALLHRKYGKGWRPAIGEGRGRLSAHIATTVAACTALAARDRQVSRWGRIAWCALTADFALRRFLSGQRTVGEAARMLVTSILIPPVAVYHRLRGEWDHRAARRDPPLAVLLDRDDTIIEDVPYLNDPGGVVPVAGADDALNSLRANGILLAVVTNQSGVAKGLIDTDQLAEVNARVDELLGPFDTWQICVHDAGDGCECRKPRPGMVLAAAEALGVPPDRCVLIGDTGGDVQAALAARARAVLVPTGKTLPHEVSHARERARVASTLTEAVAMVLKEAR from the coding sequence TTGAGCTCGACCGGTCCGGACTTCGCTGTCGTCATCCCCACCATCGGACGGCCCACCCTGCAGCGCCTGATCGCGGCTCTGGAGAGGGATCTGGTGAACACTCCTGGTGTCACACCGCAGGCGGTGATCATCGTCGACGACCGGGCGGAAGCTGTTCCACCCCTGCTGATCACGTCGGAGCTTCCGATCACCGTGGTGCGCAGCGGAGGCCGCGGGCCCGCCGCTGCGCGTAATGCCGGGTGGCGCCGTGCCGACGCCCGCTGGATCTGCTTCCTCGACGACGACGTGCGCCCTGATCCCGGTTGGGCCGCGGCGCTCGCGGAGGATCTCGCGGCCGCCGACGCCACCGGGGCCGTCGGCTCGCAGGCGATCATCGGTGTTCCGGTCCGGCCCGGGCGACGCGTCTCCGACGACGAGCGGCGAACGCAGCGGCTTGAGACCGCGCAGTGGATCACCGCCGACATGGCGTATCGCAGATCCGCGCTGGTCGAGGTCGGCGGGTTCGACGAGCGCTTTCCCCGCGCCTACCGCGAGGATTCCGATCTGGGGCTTCGGATCACGTTGTCGGGGAAGGCCATCGTGCAGGGTGGTCGCCGCTCGACACATCCCGTGGCACGGGCGAGGTGGGCAAGCAGCGTGCGTGCACAGGTCGGCAATCGAGACGATGCCCTGTTGCACCGCAAGTACGGCAAGGGCTGGCGACCGGCCATCGGTGAGGGCCGGGGCCGCCTGTCCGCGCACATCGCGACGACCGTGGCGGCCTGCACCGCGCTCGCCGCGCGCGACCGCCAGGTGTCGCGGTGGGGCCGCATAGCGTGGTGCGCCCTGACCGCCGATTTCGCGCTGCGCCGGTTCCTGTCCGGGCAACGCACGGTCGGCGAAGCGGCGCGGATGTTGGTGACCAGCATCCTGATCCCACCGGTAGCGGTGTATCACCGCCTGCGCGGGGAGTGGGACCACCGTGCCGCACGTCGTGATCCACCGCTCGCGGTGCTTCTGGACCGGGACGACACGATCATCGAGGACGTCCCGTATCTCAACGATCCCGGCGGTGTCGTTCCGGTGGCCGGGGCCGACGACGCGTTGAACAGCCTGCGCGCCAACGGGATACTGCTCGCGGTGGTGACGAATCAGTCCGGGGTCGCAAAAGGGCTGATCGACACGGACCAGTTGGCCGAGGTCAACGCGCGCGTCGACGAACTGCTCGGGCCGTTCGACACCTGGCAGATCTGTGTGCACGACGCAGGCGACGGGTGTGAATGCCGCAAACCCCGGCCCGGCATGGTGCTGGCCGCCGCCGAGGCGCTCGGTGTACCTCCCGACCGCTGCGTGCTGATCGGCGACACCGGAGGCGACGTGCAAGCCGCACTGGCTGCCCGCGCCCGAGCGGTCCTGGTGCCCACCGGGAAAACCTTGCCGCACGAGGTTTCACATGCGCGTGAGCGGGCACGCGTGGCGTCGACGTTGACCGAGGCGGTGGCGATGGTGCTCAAGGAGGCCCGATGA
- a CDS encoding NAD-dependent epimerase/dehydratase family protein, translating to MKRVLVTGGGGFLGGHLCERLLDGGLEVFCVDDLSTSAPSTVDLLSGRSGYTFVHHDISAPLTDVPVVDTVFHLASPASPVDYQRMPVQTLRTGSLGTANALDFAERCGARLILTSTSEIYGDPLEHPQRETYWGNVNPVGLRSVYDEAKRFAEALTFAYQRARDADIGVARLFNTYGPRMRGDDGRVVPTFCRQALCGEPITVHGTGRQTRSLCYVDDTVDALIALAESDCTGPLNIGNPHEMTVLEIAETVRELAGSASSIEFLPLGEDDPQRRCPDITAAREQLGWQPKIGCREGLARTLKWFSVQQH from the coding sequence ATGAAGCGTGTCCTGGTCACCGGAGGAGGCGGATTCCTCGGCGGCCATCTGTGCGAACGGCTGCTCGACGGCGGCCTCGAAGTGTTCTGTGTCGACGACCTGTCGACGAGCGCCCCGAGCACCGTCGACCTCCTGAGCGGACGAAGCGGGTACACCTTCGTCCACCACGACATCAGCGCCCCGCTGACGGACGTGCCCGTTGTGGACACCGTGTTCCATCTGGCATCACCGGCCTCACCGGTGGATTACCAACGCATGCCGGTACAGACCCTGCGCACCGGTTCACTCGGCACCGCCAATGCGCTGGATTTCGCCGAACGCTGCGGCGCCCGCTTGATCCTGACCTCCACCAGTGAGATCTATGGCGATCCCTTGGAACATCCGCAGCGCGAAACCTATTGGGGTAACGTCAATCCTGTTGGGCTGCGGAGCGTCTACGACGAGGCCAAGCGGTTCGCCGAAGCGTTGACTTTCGCATACCAACGCGCCAGGGACGCCGACATCGGAGTCGCGCGGCTCTTCAACACCTACGGGCCGCGGATGCGTGGCGACGACGGGCGCGTCGTGCCGACGTTCTGCCGGCAGGCACTGTGCGGGGAACCGATCACGGTGCACGGCACGGGACGGCAGACCCGCTCACTGTGCTACGTCGACGACACGGTCGACGCATTGATCGCGCTCGCAGAATCCGATTGCACGGGACCACTCAACATAGGCAATCCCCACGAGATGACGGTGTTGGAGATCGCCGAGACCGTGCGTGAGCTGGCGGGCAGTGCGTCGTCCATCGAGTTCCTGCCCCTCGGTGAGGACGACCCGCAACGACGGTGCCCCGACATCACCGCCGCCAGAGAACAACTCGGCTGGCAACCCAAGATCGGATGCCGCGAAGGGCTTGCGAGAACGCTCAAATGGTTTTCTGTGCAACAACATTAG